Proteins encoded together in one Cicer arietinum cultivar CDC Frontier isolate Library 1 chromosome 4, Cicar.CDCFrontier_v2.0, whole genome shotgun sequence window:
- the LOC101511534 gene encoding phosphoenolpyruvate carboxylase kinase 1-like yields MCETLKTKYQVCEEIGRGRFGTIFRCFHPNASVPYACKVIDKSLLSDSTDRECLENEPKFLSLLSPHPNILQIFDVFENDDFLSIVLELCQPLTLLDRIVSNPFSEQQAASLIKKLLEAVAHCHRLGVAHRDIKPDNILFDSGDNLKLADFGSAEWFGDGRTMTGVVGTPYYVAPEVLLGRDYTEKVDVWSCGVLLYIMLSGIPPFYGDSAAEIFEAVIRANLRFPSRIFRSVSPAAKDLLRKMICRDDSRRFSAEQALRHPWIVSGGETTNLN; encoded by the exons ATGTGCGAAACCCTAAAAACGAAGTACCAAGTTTGTGAGGAGATCGGTCGCGGGCGTTTCGGCACCATCTTCCGGTGCTTCCACCCTAACGCCTCCGTACCATACGCCTGCAAAGTCATCGACAAATCTCTCCTCTCCGATTCCACCGACCGTGAGTGTCTCGAAAACGAACCGAAATTTCTCTCTCTCCTTTCTCCTCACCCTAACATCCTTCAAATCTTCGACGTTTTCGAAAACGACGATTTCTTATCCATCGTTTTAGAGCTCTGTCAACCTCTCACTCTTCTCGACCGCATCGTTTCGAATCCTTTCTCTGAACAACAAGCCGCTTCTCTCATTAAAAAGCTTCTTGAAGCCGTCGCTCACTGCCACCGGCTCGGTGTCGCACACCGCGACATCAAGCCGGACAACATTCTCTTCGATTCCGGTGATAATCTAAAATTAGCCGATTTCGGTTCAGCCGAATGGTTCGGCGACGGCAGAACTATGACCGGCGTTGTCGGAACGCCGTATTACGTGGCCCCGGAGGTTCTTTTAGGAAGAGATTACACTGAGAAAGTTGATGTGTGGAGTTGCGGTGTGTTGTTGTACATAATGTTGAGTGGAATTCCCCCTTTTTACGGAGATTCTGCGGCTGAGATTTTTGAGGCGGTTATTAGGGCGAATCTCAGGTTTCCATCCAGAATCTTCCGATCTGTTTCACCTGCTGCTAAGGATCTGTTGAGAAAAATGATTTGCAGAGATGATTCTAGAAGATTTTCTGCGGAACAAGCCTTGA GACACCCTTGGATAGTGAGTGGAGGTGAAACAACAAATCTGAActga